A stretch of Myxococcus virescens DNA encodes these proteins:
- a CDS encoding HEAT repeat domain-containing protein, giving the protein MDGKRAWVPGSEYRYSLDVMQQVAFKQTQPQGDAPPSMRFHLKGEWRVGIVSANDTRVDARVSLLPENVSVDVEGHDALSPDQRQLLMGSLSLPFFVTLERTGAARLVHMETGTDVLAQGLLRSVVAATQFVVQGAPGAGWQSEEHDATGQYNAAYRRAEAPLHFSKSKLAYTHVATAQGLQPLAKDKLRIEVRTDSQFQLGADLWTEALVASEQLEVDAGDGMPRASHDLRLRLRLLGRSRDTSLPGALTALRDRLTTVPLASIQGQAQDPQAHHRQILGGRRFEDMLEDLRALPKDEQARDDARTLAMERLRALFVLEPAEALKVPGVLHEGLEPLAASPMLGALSAASTTESIQALSRILEDGDVSVPVRTDAVAALGMAEAPTPEGVEALRARARDTQAELRDTATLALGNAAMRMGAQDARGSETLVQELGARFRSSNSVEEKALLMRALGNTRDARALGYIEEGLREAAPQVRQAAVEALRLLVDPAVDSLLAQRLLGDPSPEVRKAVVFAASFRPLGPLLPALEQALRGDPSDGLRAELVQFLGSRVTTTLEVRPLLAWASQNDSNASIRQAALGFLEAVSANTGP; this is encoded by the coding sequence GTGGATGGAAAGCGGGCCTGGGTGCCGGGCTCGGAGTACCGGTATTCGTTGGATGTGATGCAGCAGGTGGCGTTCAAACAGACACAGCCGCAAGGCGACGCGCCGCCGTCCATGCGCTTTCACCTCAAGGGTGAGTGGCGAGTGGGCATCGTCAGCGCGAACGACACGCGCGTCGATGCGCGGGTGAGCCTGCTGCCAGAGAATGTCTCCGTCGACGTGGAGGGGCATGACGCGCTGTCGCCGGACCAGCGGCAGTTGCTGATGGGGAGCCTCTCCCTTCCCTTTTTCGTGACGCTGGAGCGCACGGGGGCCGCGCGGCTCGTCCACATGGAGACCGGCACGGACGTGCTGGCCCAGGGCCTGCTCCGCTCGGTGGTGGCGGCGACGCAGTTCGTGGTGCAGGGCGCGCCCGGAGCGGGCTGGCAGAGCGAGGAGCACGACGCCACGGGCCAGTACAACGCCGCGTATCGGCGCGCCGAGGCGCCGCTGCATTTCTCCAAGTCGAAGCTGGCCTATACCCATGTGGCGACGGCGCAGGGCCTGCAACCGCTGGCGAAGGACAAGCTTCGCATCGAGGTGCGCACCGATTCCCAATTCCAACTGGGCGCGGACCTGTGGACGGAGGCGCTGGTGGCCAGCGAGCAGTTGGAGGTGGACGCGGGAGATGGCATGCCCCGGGCGAGTCACGACCTGCGGCTGCGCTTGCGGCTGCTGGGGCGGAGCCGGGACACCTCGTTGCCAGGTGCGCTGACCGCGCTGCGAGACCGGCTGACCACCGTCCCATTGGCCAGCATCCAGGGCCAGGCGCAGGACCCGCAGGCTCACCACCGGCAGATTCTGGGCGGGCGCCGCTTCGAGGACATGCTCGAGGACCTGCGCGCGCTGCCCAAGGACGAGCAGGCGCGGGACGACGCGAGGACCCTGGCGATGGAGCGCCTGCGCGCGCTGTTCGTGCTGGAGCCCGCGGAGGCCCTGAAGGTGCCAGGGGTGCTGCACGAGGGGTTGGAGCCGCTCGCCGCCAGCCCGATGTTGGGCGCGCTGTCAGCGGCCAGCACGACGGAGTCGATTCAGGCCCTCTCCCGCATCCTCGAGGATGGCGACGTGTCCGTACCGGTCCGTACGGACGCGGTCGCGGCCCTGGGCATGGCGGAGGCGCCCACTCCGGAGGGGGTGGAGGCGCTCCGGGCGCGCGCCCGTGACACGCAGGCGGAGCTGAGGGACACCGCGACCCTGGCGCTGGGCAACGCGGCCATGCGGATGGGGGCCCAGGACGCACGGGGCTCGGAGACGCTCGTCCAGGAGCTGGGCGCGCGTTTTCGTTCGTCGAACTCGGTGGAGGAGAAGGCCCTGTTGATGCGGGCGCTGGGGAACACACGGGACGCCCGTGCGCTCGGCTACATCGAAGAGGGGTTGCGCGAAGCAGCCCCCCAGGTGCGGCAGGCCGCGGTGGAGGCGCTCCGGTTGCTGGTCGACCCGGCGGTGGACTCGCTCCTCGCGCAGCGGCTGCTCGGGGACCCTTCGCCGGAGGTCCGGAAGGCCGTCGTCTTCGCCGCCAGCTTCCGTCCGCTGGGCCCGCTCCTGCCTGCGCTCGAACAGGCGCTCCGGGGGGACCCATCGGACGGGCTGCGGGCGGAGCTCGTCCAGTTCCTGGGCTCCCGGGTCACCACCACGCTCGAAGTCCGCCCGCTGCTGGCCTGGGCCAGTCAGAACGACTCCAACGCCAGCATCCGGCAGGCGGCCCTGGGGTTCCTCGAGGCGGTGTCCGCCAATACCGGCCCCTGA
- a CDS encoding FRG domain-containing protein — protein sequence MLEQRIGTWLELQDALFAGSWSEVLGRHRSTFVFRGMPQVTNDLSTALNRKGLFVRKEKDLLRAFRKYARSYSPQPVESVWDWLALAQHHGLPARMLDWTFSPYVALHFLTENPEWYGEDGVVWCVDYRQTNRHLPRRLKTLLQREGADVFTGEMLATTASDLSTFDQLAKHPFVLFLEPPSLDARIVNQFALFSVMNGPELRLDTFLEAQAAGVRKLIIPAALKWEVRDKLDQSNITERVLFPGFDGLSRWLRRYYGPRASAHAPDAPPVRKRRRVTR from the coding sequence ATGTTGGAACAGCGAATCGGGACATGGTTGGAGCTGCAGGACGCGCTCTTCGCCGGGTCGTGGAGCGAGGTGTTGGGGCGTCACCGGTCCACCTTTGTCTTCCGTGGCATGCCTCAGGTGACCAACGACCTGTCCACGGCGCTCAATCGCAAGGGGCTGTTCGTGCGCAAGGAGAAGGACCTGCTGAGGGCCTTCCGGAAGTACGCGCGGAGCTACAGCCCGCAGCCCGTGGAGTCAGTCTGGGACTGGCTCGCCCTGGCCCAGCATCATGGGCTGCCCGCGCGGATGCTGGATTGGACCTTCAGCCCCTATGTGGCGCTCCACTTCCTCACCGAGAACCCGGAGTGGTACGGAGAGGACGGCGTGGTGTGGTGTGTGGACTACCGCCAGACGAATCGTCACCTTCCCAGGCGGTTGAAGACGCTGCTCCAGCGAGAAGGCGCGGATGTCTTCACGGGGGAGATGCTGGCCACGACGGCGTCGGACCTTTCGACCTTCGACCAGCTCGCGAAGCACCCGTTCGTGCTCTTCCTGGAGCCACCGTCGCTGGACGCCCGCATCGTGAATCAGTTCGCGCTCTTCTCCGTGATGAACGGGCCCGAGCTTCGCCTGGACACCTTCCTCGAAGCCCAGGCGGCTGGCGTGCGCAAGCTCATCATCCCCGCCGCGCTCAAGTGGGAGGTGCGCGACAAGCTGGACCAGAGCAACATCACCGAGCGCGTGCTCTTTCCTGGCTTCGACGGGCTCAGCCGCTGGCTGCGGCGTTACTACGGCCCACGCGCCTCCGCGCACGCCCCGGACGCGCCCCCGGTGCGCAAGCGGCGGCGCGTGACGAGGTGA
- a CDS encoding DUF2934 domain-containing protein — MARHTANKQTGPSSSKPPAPSAQTRPQAPESRPGPTNEQIARRAYEVFLARGGTHGNPEQDWFQAERELRLGRQ; from the coding sequence ATGGCACGCCACACCGCCAACAAGCAGACGGGGCCGTCTTCCAGCAAGCCGCCTGCCCCCTCGGCCCAAACCAGGCCGCAGGCTCCGGAGTCGCGCCCCGGCCCCACCAACGAGCAGATTGCCCGCCGGGCCTACGAAGTCTTCCTGGCCCGGGGCGGCACGCACGGCAACCCCGAGCAGGACTGGTTCCAGGCCGAGCGCGAGCTTCGACTCGGCCGTCAGTGA
- the mutY gene encoding A/G-specific adenine glycosylase, protein MTSRSPRAPRAKPAPEDAQVPREGIVTKTRAAATAAASSHEAPARKPRAGRPPSAPLAATVTPARAHLASVRGPLLDWYDRNKRDLPWRRTRDPYAIWLSEVMLQQTQVSTVIPYWERFLARFPTARALTSAPLDDVLAGWKGLGYYSRARNLHRAAQEVVARFGGTLPSTAAELLELPGFGRYTAGAVASIAFGEEAPLVDGNVARVFSRIFEVEGLPGDRQREATLWALAAALVKGERPGDFNQALMEHGATTCRPENPLCLLCPVRGACVAFRKGRVDELPPAKVRATPKKLTLAVAVWPHAGTLLFARRADAGLFGGLWELPAAEIADDAPDSEARARLSAALGVDVSLEGALGTVKRQLTHRDLSLRLLRVSGPRRPASTPAFQELRWCSPDDAGKLGMSTAMQRALDIALGAGVLPGG, encoded by the coding sequence ATGACCTCCCGCAGTCCCCGTGCCCCCCGCGCGAAGCCCGCTCCAGAAGACGCGCAGGTGCCGCGCGAAGGCATCGTCACGAAGACGCGAGCTGCCGCCACGGCCGCGGCATCGTCCCATGAAGCCCCCGCACGGAAGCCCCGCGCCGGGCGCCCCCCTTCCGCGCCGCTCGCGGCCACTGTCACACCCGCGCGGGCGCACCTGGCCAGCGTGCGTGGGCCGCTGCTGGACTGGTACGACCGGAACAAGCGCGACCTGCCCTGGCGCCGCACCCGGGACCCGTATGCCATCTGGCTGAGCGAAGTCATGCTCCAGCAGACCCAGGTGTCGACGGTGATTCCCTACTGGGAGCGGTTCCTCGCGCGATTCCCCACGGCGCGCGCGTTGACCTCGGCGCCGCTGGATGACGTGCTCGCGGGCTGGAAGGGCCTGGGCTACTACAGCCGTGCCCGCAACCTGCACCGCGCCGCACAGGAAGTCGTCGCGCGCTTCGGCGGCACCCTGCCGTCCACCGCCGCGGAGCTGCTCGAACTGCCCGGCTTCGGCCGATACACCGCGGGCGCGGTCGCCTCCATCGCCTTTGGCGAAGAAGCGCCGCTGGTGGACGGCAACGTCGCGCGCGTCTTCTCTCGCATCTTCGAGGTCGAAGGCCTTCCAGGAGACCGCCAGCGAGAGGCCACCCTGTGGGCGCTCGCCGCCGCGCTGGTGAAGGGCGAGCGGCCCGGTGACTTCAACCAGGCCCTCATGGAGCACGGCGCAACCACGTGCCGGCCAGAGAACCCGCTTTGCCTGCTGTGCCCCGTGCGCGGAGCCTGTGTCGCCTTCCGCAAGGGCCGCGTGGACGAGCTGCCCCCCGCCAAGGTGCGCGCCACGCCCAAGAAGCTGACGCTGGCCGTCGCCGTGTGGCCCCATGCCGGCACCCTCCTCTTCGCCCGCCGCGCGGACGCCGGGCTCTTCGGAGGCCTGTGGGAGCTGCCGGCCGCCGAAATCGCCGACGACGCACCGGACAGCGAAGCCCGTGCCCGGCTCTCCGCCGCGCTGGGTGTCGACGTGAGCCTGGAAGGCGCGCTGGGCACCGTGAAGCGGCAGCTCACCCACCGAGACCTCTCGCTTCGGCTGCTGCGCGTCTCCGGCCCTCGCCGACCCGCGAGCACGCCCGCCTTCCAGGAGCTTCGCTGGTGCTCCCCTGATGACGCGGGGAAGCTCGGCATGAGCACCGCGATGCAGCGAGCGCTCGACATCGCGCTGGGAGCGGGCGTGCTGCCAGGCGGCTGA
- a CDS encoding SDR family oxidoreductase, whose translation MVRAGMKTQPFKGRVVLITGASGGIGRAAARAYAAAGADVVLAARRLPELEDAAREVASLGVRALPVRCDVTVGDDVTRLVRETDAAFGGLDVLVNNAGQGLYGPLEGVGEEQLRQVFELNVFGLWRMTREALPLLRKRRGAQVVNVSSVLGHRGLPLLGGYCASKAAVNAMTESLRAELAAEGIRVLLVSPGFTESDFRENRLHAEGWRQDAIPLKAMSAEEVADAMVRASRSGRRDTVLTLPGRVMVVANRWVPSLFDRVARRMAAASKKKDA comes from the coding sequence ATGGTGCGCGCTGGCATGAAGACCCAACCCTTCAAGGGCCGGGTGGTCCTCATCACGGGGGCTTCCGGAGGCATTGGCAGGGCGGCGGCGAGGGCCTACGCCGCCGCGGGCGCGGATGTCGTCCTGGCCGCACGCCGGCTTCCCGAGCTCGAGGACGCGGCCCGTGAAGTGGCGTCACTGGGCGTGAGGGCACTGCCGGTGCGGTGCGACGTCACGGTGGGCGACGACGTGACGCGGCTGGTGCGCGAGACGGACGCCGCCTTCGGTGGGCTGGATGTGCTCGTCAACAACGCGGGCCAAGGTCTCTACGGACCGCTGGAGGGCGTTGGGGAGGAGCAACTCCGGCAGGTCTTCGAGCTGAACGTCTTCGGGCTGTGGCGGATGACACGCGAGGCCCTGCCGCTGTTGCGCAAGCGGCGTGGCGCCCAGGTGGTCAACGTCAGCTCCGTGCTGGGCCACCGGGGGCTGCCGCTGCTGGGCGGTTACTGCGCGTCCAAGGCCGCGGTGAATGCGATGACGGAGTCGCTGCGCGCGGAGCTGGCCGCCGAGGGCATCCGGGTGCTGCTCGTGTCGCCCGGCTTCACCGAAAGCGACTTCCGGGAGAACCGCCTTCATGCGGAGGGCTGGCGACAGGACGCCATTCCACTGAAGGCCATGTCCGCGGAAGAAGTCGCCGACGCAATGGTTCGTGCGAGCCGGAGTGGGCGGCGCGACACCGTGCTCACGCTGCCCGGCCGGGTGATGGTGGTGGCCAACCGATGGGTGCCTTCCCTGTTCGACCGTGTCGCCCGCCGCATGGCGGCTGCTTCGAAGAAGAAGGACGCATGA
- a CDS encoding RecB family exonuclease: MRAFMRRPPLSNDFSWSKSRHEKFSECLRAYYLYYYRSWGGWEASAPKDVRELYVLKKLGNRYTWAGSVVHESIKDVLLDWRAGREVDPAAVEARTRKLMQDDFRHSRSKNYWSQKYRKQFTGLVEHEYAEAVPDEAWKQNWETVRSALSWFFSSRWKDLAHSLKPEQWLEVDAGFDFAHFTLDGLKVFAIPDFAFVDADGTPVVVDWKTGKSRDGYDEQVLGYALYVAQRYGFPVEKVRASLVYLNEGKEQDVAVDPEAMASFRRHFEQSVAKMRSLLKDPATNTPLDASAFPPTESLMSCARCVFRRPCGREGAAPEAPQPQQVA, translated from the coding sequence ATGCGCGCCTTCATGCGGCGCCCCCCTCTCAGCAACGACTTCTCCTGGTCCAAGAGCCGCCACGAGAAGTTCTCCGAGTGCCTTCGCGCGTACTACCTCTACTACTACCGCTCCTGGGGCGGCTGGGAGGCGAGCGCGCCCAAGGACGTACGCGAGCTCTACGTGCTGAAGAAGCTGGGCAACCGCTACACGTGGGCCGGCAGCGTGGTGCACGAGAGCATCAAGGACGTGCTGTTGGACTGGCGCGCGGGCCGCGAGGTGGACCCGGCGGCGGTGGAGGCGCGCACGCGCAAGCTGATGCAGGACGACTTCCGGCACTCGCGCTCGAAGAACTACTGGTCGCAGAAGTACCGCAAGCAGTTCACCGGCCTGGTGGAGCACGAGTACGCCGAAGCGGTGCCGGACGAGGCGTGGAAGCAGAACTGGGAGACGGTGCGCTCCGCGCTGTCGTGGTTCTTCTCCTCGCGCTGGAAGGACCTGGCGCACAGCCTCAAGCCCGAGCAGTGGCTGGAGGTGGACGCGGGCTTCGACTTCGCCCACTTCACGCTGGACGGCCTCAAGGTCTTCGCGATTCCCGACTTCGCCTTCGTGGACGCGGACGGCACGCCGGTGGTGGTGGACTGGAAGACGGGCAAGTCGCGCGACGGGTACGACGAGCAGGTGCTCGGTTACGCGCTCTACGTGGCCCAGCGCTACGGCTTCCCGGTGGAGAAGGTGCGCGCCTCGCTCGTGTACCTCAATGAGGGCAAGGAGCAGGACGTCGCGGTGGACCCGGAGGCCATGGCCTCCTTCCGCCGGCACTTCGAGCAGAGCGTGGCGAAGATGCGCTCGCTGCTGAAGGACCCAGCCACCAACACGCCGCTGGACGCGTCCGCGTTTCCGCCCACGGAGTCGCTGATGTCCTGCGCGCGGTGTGTCTTCCGCCGTCCCTGCGGACGCGAGGGCGCCGCGCCCGAAGCGCCCCAGCCGCAGCAGGTGGCCTGA
- a CDS encoding tRNA threonylcarbamoyladenosine dehydratase, giving the protein MNPQPLPAPAPETPPTAPDSLARPFKLSRRFDRTGRLLGDSAMERLANARVVVFGLGGVGSFAAEGLVRSGIGHLTLVDHDDVCVTNTNRQLHATVKAVGKPKAELMAQRCQEINPAAKVEAVREFYRADVAEQMLQPGQYDFVVDAIDNVKAKLHLLHRCVTLGVPVVSSMGAAGRLDPTAIRVEDLSETHMDPFAKDIRKLLKRKYAVETDKHTGITAVYSIEARRLPVTLQYDDATDGFLCVCPQDNEFHTCDHRTQIDGSVAFVTSCFGMNAAGVVVRRLASAR; this is encoded by the coding sequence ATGAACCCGCAGCCGCTCCCCGCCCCTGCCCCTGAGACTCCGCCCACCGCCCCGGACTCGCTCGCCCGTCCCTTCAAGCTCTCCCGGCGCTTCGACCGGACCGGCCGCCTGCTGGGCGACTCCGCGATGGAGCGGCTGGCCAACGCGCGCGTGGTGGTGTTCGGCCTGGGCGGCGTGGGCAGCTTCGCGGCGGAGGGCCTGGTGCGCAGCGGCATTGGCCACCTGACGCTGGTGGACCATGACGACGTGTGCGTCACCAACACCAACCGCCAGCTCCACGCGACGGTGAAGGCCGTGGGCAAGCCCAAGGCGGAGCTGATGGCGCAGCGCTGCCAGGAAATCAACCCGGCGGCGAAGGTGGAGGCGGTGCGCGAGTTCTACCGCGCGGACGTGGCCGAGCAGATGCTCCAGCCGGGCCAGTACGACTTCGTCGTGGACGCCATCGACAACGTGAAGGCGAAGCTGCACCTGCTGCACCGCTGCGTGACGCTGGGCGTGCCGGTGGTCAGCTCCATGGGCGCCGCGGGCCGGTTGGACCCCACCGCCATCCGCGTGGAGGACCTGTCCGAGACGCACATGGACCCCTTCGCCAAGGACATCCGCAAGCTGCTCAAGCGCAAGTACGCGGTGGAGACGGACAAGCACACGGGCATCACGGCCGTGTACTCCATCGAAGCGCGGCGGCTGCCGGTGACGCTCCAGTACGACGACGCCACCGACGGATTCCTGTGCGTGTGCCCGCAGGACAACGAGTTCCACACCTGCGACCACCGCACGCAGATTGACGGCAGCGTGGCCTTCGTCACGTCCTGCTTCGGGATGAACGCGGCGGGCGTGGTGGTGCGTCGGCTCGCGTCGGCGCGCTAG
- a CDS encoding TatD family hydrolase, with product MIDTHCHLDASRFDADRTEVLSRAWAAGLHGIVIPGVGPHDWEPLLEMSRQDARLQVGLGIHPQLLPDLPPEEDDAVLEHLDALLAKGGAAAVGECGLDGPCLPGAPLERQVTVLKRHLALARKHGLPVLMHCHRLHPALIELLKEEPLPEAGLLMHSYSGGVELARFYLQKGCHFSFAGPVTWAEARKPLDALRAIPLDRLMAETDAPDQAPTPHRGTRSEPGYLPHILEGMARVRGEPVEEVARQTTENARRFFREAFPAPSR from the coding sequence ATGATAGACACCCACTGCCACCTGGACGCCTCCCGCTTCGATGCCGACAGGACGGAAGTCCTGTCACGCGCCTGGGCCGCGGGCCTCCACGGCATCGTCATCCCTGGCGTGGGTCCGCATGACTGGGAGCCCTTGCTGGAGATGTCCCGCCAGGATGCCCGCCTTCAGGTGGGCCTGGGCATCCACCCGCAGCTCCTCCCCGACCTGCCCCCGGAAGAGGACGACGCCGTGCTCGAGCACCTGGACGCGTTGCTCGCGAAGGGCGGCGCGGCGGCTGTGGGCGAGTGCGGATTGGACGGCCCCTGCCTCCCGGGCGCGCCGCTGGAACGGCAGGTGACGGTGCTGAAGCGGCACCTCGCGCTGGCGCGCAAGCACGGCCTGCCCGTGCTGATGCACTGTCACCGGCTGCACCCAGCCCTCATCGAGCTGCTGAAGGAGGAGCCCCTCCCCGAGGCCGGCCTGCTCATGCACAGCTACAGCGGCGGCGTGGAGCTGGCGCGCTTCTATCTCCAGAAGGGCTGCCACTTCTCCTTCGCGGGCCCCGTCACCTGGGCGGAGGCCCGCAAGCCCCTGGATGCGCTCCGGGCCATCCCCCTGGACCGGCTGATGGCGGAGACGGACGCCCCCGACCAGGCCCCCACGCCCCACCGGGGGACGCGCTCCGAGCCGGGCTACCTTCCCCACATCCTGGAGGGCATGGCCCGCGTCCGGGGGGAGCCCGTCGAGGAGGTCGCCCGGCAGACGACCGAGAATGCCCGCCGCTTCTTCCGGGAAGCTTTCCCTGCACCTTCGCGGTAG
- a CDS encoding TolB family protein, with the protein MTKRVVISALCGVLLVLSTGCGDECVDAFDCRSDKGPPPAGKDWTCRSGDCELRDVQRPPEEDAGTEEDAGTEGDAGTEQDAGTEEDAGTDAGTADGGGVVVIGTGAKGDACTSSADCAAGLRCEGTAEAMTCQALHVAFTAMDDTDEMAAVVTRFDEPEPTRLSDAAVNSLYPRWNPAGNRIAFVQGATETGTSTGNLAGELVARDVPLVAGTPTMLANGTTGSTEGFLYLEWEPGDSLLYVRRAGDSISGISRVPAEGGTVEQATATGSSPAWRNGNTFAFSTATVGISTATVGGTPTPLAIAGATAEQPHYNRVNDQLLFLRPDDTRPVGLNAALYIVPVGGAAVQTIAEFSTAAVEGGSVDSYIANPTWAPDGSWVAYVRAYFFNPTTGEPVLCGAGTSPCAGDPGNIVFLRRINPADGAPVGDEVSFAEGATLPSFSPDGHYVAYIQAGQLYVQQIDPAAGAKVGDPIVHPLGDYTLQTSRGDDHRPRWQPR; encoded by the coding sequence ATGACCAAGCGTGTCGTTATCAGCGCGCTGTGTGGCGTGCTGCTGGTGCTGTCGACGGGGTGCGGTGACGAATGTGTCGATGCATTCGACTGTCGCAGCGACAAGGGGCCGCCCCCGGCGGGGAAGGATTGGACGTGCCGCTCGGGCGACTGTGAGCTGCGCGATGTCCAGCGGCCGCCCGAGGAGGACGCTGGGACGGAAGAGGACGCCGGCACCGAGGGCGACGCGGGCACCGAACAGGACGCGGGCACTGAAGAGGATGCCGGCACGGACGCGGGCACGGCCGACGGGGGTGGCGTGGTCGTCATCGGCACGGGGGCCAAGGGCGATGCTTGCACCTCGTCCGCCGACTGTGCCGCGGGCCTGCGCTGTGAGGGCACGGCCGAGGCCATGACGTGTCAGGCGCTGCACGTGGCCTTCACGGCCATGGACGACACCGACGAAATGGCCGCGGTGGTGACGCGGTTCGATGAGCCGGAGCCCACGCGGCTGTCGGACGCCGCGGTGAACAGCCTCTACCCGCGCTGGAACCCGGCCGGCAACCGGATTGCCTTCGTCCAGGGTGCCACCGAGACGGGCACCTCGACGGGGAACCTGGCCGGTGAGCTGGTGGCGCGCGACGTGCCGCTGGTGGCGGGCACGCCCACGATGCTCGCCAACGGCACCACGGGCAGCACCGAGGGCTTCCTCTACCTGGAGTGGGAGCCCGGGGATTCTCTCCTGTACGTGCGCCGCGCGGGCGACAGCATCTCCGGCATCTCCCGCGTTCCGGCCGAGGGCGGCACGGTGGAGCAGGCCACCGCGACCGGCTCCTCCCCGGCCTGGCGCAACGGCAACACGTTCGCGTTCAGCACGGCCACCGTCGGCATCTCCACGGCCACCGTCGGCGGCACGCCCACGCCGCTGGCCATCGCGGGCGCCACGGCGGAGCAGCCGCACTACAACCGCGTCAATGACCAGCTCCTGTTCCTCCGTCCGGATGACACGCGGCCGGTGGGGCTGAACGCCGCGCTCTACATCGTCCCCGTGGGCGGCGCCGCGGTGCAGACGATTGCCGAGTTCAGCACGGCGGCCGTCGAGGGTGGCTCGGTGGATTCCTACATCGCCAACCCCACCTGGGCGCCGGATGGCAGCTGGGTGGCGTATGTGCGCGCCTACTTCTTCAACCCCACCACGGGGGAGCCGGTGCTCTGCGGCGCCGGTACCTCGCCCTGCGCCGGCGACCCGGGCAACATCGTCTTCCTGCGCCGCATCAACCCGGCGGACGGCGCCCCGGTGGGGGATGAGGTCAGCTTCGCCGAGGGCGCCACGCTCCCATCGTTCTCTCCGGATGGCCACTACGTGGCCTACATCCAGGCGGGGCAGCTCTACGTCCAGCAGATTGATCCGGCGGCGGGCGCGAAGGTGGGTGACCCCATCGTCCACCCGCTGGGGGACTACACCCTCCAGACGTCGCGCGGCGATGACCACCGCCCGCGCTGGCAGCCCCGGTAG
- a CDS encoding zinc ribbon domain-containing protein, which produces MRLDRPMVEADDDATVFGGDLVTSAVSAHPGPAAGVLLASAAAWFVRAAGLLGSLEDPTWTYGLVCLGAVLALVLVLNRGPAKGLAQVGVVVQLLATGWLAREAPLAPVHVAYFILGVLALVMVVGEPGPMRRYLGLGLGLGAAVASAGLLALPIAGTSGAGVRQSLVGSELGYRLELPPGWGQLTREQLAPHLVLPASTLQGGGVGFGDTAQGRYGLLWVERGAGKAAAVGCKGLFQALGGALGEALSLPAPPALGRKATVHPLRTPGGAEGTLACGVLADGRLVGLAVVAAQASGGADEVAFTTVGAGLALQ; this is translated from the coding sequence ATGCGGTTGGACCGGCCCATGGTGGAGGCGGACGACGACGCTACGGTGTTCGGCGGGGACCTCGTCACCAGCGCGGTGTCCGCCCATCCGGGCCCTGCGGCGGGGGTATTGCTGGCGAGCGCCGCGGCCTGGTTCGTCCGCGCCGCGGGCCTGTTGGGCTCGCTGGAGGACCCCACGTGGACGTACGGCCTGGTGTGTCTGGGCGCGGTGCTCGCGCTGGTGCTGGTGCTCAACCGCGGCCCCGCGAAGGGGCTGGCGCAGGTGGGCGTGGTGGTGCAACTGCTGGCCACGGGATGGCTGGCGCGTGAGGCTCCGCTGGCCCCCGTCCACGTGGCCTACTTCATCCTCGGGGTGCTCGCGTTGGTCATGGTGGTGGGCGAGCCGGGGCCCATGCGGCGCTACCTGGGGCTGGGTTTGGGCCTGGGCGCGGCGGTCGCTTCGGCGGGGTTGCTGGCGCTTCCCATCGCGGGGACGTCGGGCGCGGGTGTGCGTCAGTCCCTGGTGGGCAGCGAGCTGGGATATCGGCTGGAGCTGCCCCCGGGGTGGGGACAGCTGACGCGCGAGCAGCTCGCACCGCACCTGGTGCTGCCCGCGTCCACCCTGCAGGGCGGCGGCGTGGGCTTCGGCGACACGGCGCAGGGCCGTTATGGCCTGCTCTGGGTGGAGCGCGGTGCGGGCAAGGCGGCGGCCGTGGGGTGCAAGGGGTTGTTCCAGGCGCTGGGCGGTGCGCTGGGGGAGGCGCTGTCACTTCCCGCGCCTCCGGCGTTGGGGCGCAAGGCCACCGTGCATCCGCTGCGCACGCCGGGGGGCGCGGAGGGCACGCTGGCGTGCGGGGTGCTGGCGGACGGGCGGCTCGTGGGGCTGGCGGTGGTGGCCGCCCAGGCGAGTGGCGGCGCGGACGAGGTGGCCTTCACGACGGTGGGCGCGGGACTCGCGTTGCAGTAA
- a CDS encoding Maf family protein produces MSELILASTSSARRALMDGLRLPYRAEAPGVDEVVAPHLSVTEAVRELASRKARAVHQRHPEAWVLGADQLVEVAGEVLSKPVDRNAAREQLRKLVGHTHAIHTGVCLVGPGGKVLDAVETTRLTFYPVKEEELERYLDLNEWEGCCGSYRVEDAGQALLERLDGDRSNVQGLPMVTVVRLLREAGFRFF; encoded by the coding sequence ATGAGCGAATTGATTCTGGCCTCCACGTCGAGCGCCCGGCGGGCCCTGATGGACGGACTGAGGCTCCCCTACCGCGCCGAGGCCCCCGGTGTGGACGAGGTCGTCGCCCCACACCTGTCCGTGACGGAGGCCGTGCGGGAGCTCGCGTCACGCAAGGCCCGCGCGGTGCATCAGCGGCACCCGGAGGCCTGGGTGCTGGGCGCGGACCAGCTCGTCGAGGTGGCGGGCGAAGTCCTCTCCAAGCCCGTCGACCGGAACGCGGCGCGCGAGCAACTGCGCAAGCTGGTGGGCCACACCCACGCCATCCACACCGGGGTGTGCCTGGTGGGCCCCGGAGGCAAGGTGCTCGATGCAGTGGAGACGACCCGGCTGACCTTCTACCCGGTGAAGGAGGAGGAGCTGGAGCGCTACCTCGACCTGAACGAATGGGAGGGCTGCTGCGGCAGCTATCGCGTGGAGGACGCCGGACAGGCCCTGTTGGAGCGGCTCGACGGCGACCGCTCCAACGTTCAGGGCCTGCCCATGGTGACGGTGGTGCGACTGCTGCGGGAGGCGGGCTTCCGGTTCTTCTGA